A stretch of Bacillus spongiae DNA encodes these proteins:
- a CDS encoding YjzC family protein, with protein MGQPRHFRGGDKAPNNGIYIEIGETGSNVKNPKKIKLKSGDRFPENSNHNRHWTYLPKF; from the coding sequence ATGGGGCAACCGCGACATTTTCGTGGAGGAGACAAAGCACCGAATAATGGTATTTACATTGAGATTGGTGAAACTGGAAGTAATGTGAAGAATCCCAAAAAAATAAAGTTGAAGTCTGGTGATCGTTTCCCGGAAAATTCAAATCATAATCGCCATTGGACTTATTTACCAAAATTTTAA
- a CDS encoding YjzD family protein — protein sequence MRYFWTFFWTLLLVEMLSYVVSSMNGIEFNPEAAAILAVITTLLLFVVSAVIPNDSVEEH from the coding sequence GTGAGATATTTTTGGACTTTCTTTTGGACACTATTATTAGTTGAGATGCTCTCATATGTCGTTAGTTCAATGAATGGTATAGAGTTCAATCCGGAAGCAGCAGCAATTCTAGCCGTTATAACGACATTGTTACTATTTGTTGTATCCGCTGTCATCCCTAATGACTCCGTGGAGGAACATTAA
- a CDS encoding hydrolase, whose protein sequence is MRERRFQIENEWCMVHYPEKPNGFAVMILGDFNHYVDEISSFWMQHETRKKIIEELNANGYLVCYSNLYGCHWGHEKAVRLAKRVYHYIIRNEILNDRIHILADGMGALVAEKLVPLLNEKIRSMVLYSPCISIPMHLEHEHEQKFFYKKILHELAKVYEKSVEECEREFNIADTEAYFIAKTDIPICIIQWIGSNRYKSQFHLIKDIYVERMGNSRRVELNYLVPEKNRTVSNKLILFYRKEEKIL, encoded by the coding sequence ATGAGGGAGCGGAGATTTCAAATCGAAAACGAATGGTGCATGGTGCATTACCCTGAAAAACCGAACGGATTTGCTGTGATGATTTTAGGGGACTTTAATCACTATGTTGATGAGATCAGTAGCTTTTGGATGCAACATGAAACAAGAAAAAAAATAATCGAGGAATTAAATGCAAATGGTTATTTAGTATGCTATTCAAATCTTTATGGATGTCATTGGGGACATGAAAAGGCGGTTCGTTTAGCCAAAAGAGTATATCACTACATTATCAGAAATGAAATTCTCAATGATCGAATTCACATTTTAGCGGACGGGATGGGAGCTTTAGTGGCCGAGAAGCTCGTTCCATTGCTAAATGAAAAAATACGGTCGATGGTTCTTTATTCTCCATGTATCTCCATACCGATGCATTTAGAACATGAACATGAGCAGAAGTTTTTTTATAAAAAAATCCTTCATGAACTTGCTAAAGTATATGAAAAAAGTGTGGAAGAATGTGAAAGGGAGTTTAATATTGCTGATACAGAGGCCTACTTTATTGCAAAAACGGATATTCCCATTTGTATAATTCAGTGGATTGGTTCCAACCGTTATAAATCTCAATTTCATCTCATAAAAGATATATATGTAGAAAGAATGGGGAATTCAAGACGAGTGGAACTTAATTACTTAGTTCCTGAGAAAAATAGAACCGTTAGCAATAAACTTATTTTATTTTATCGAAAAGAAGAAAAAATTCTTTAG
- a CDS encoding ComZ family protein — MNDDKTMQFMQIAMKHFPEAKTKMDEAGIEFSMDMLQPFMTLFNQIMSEAYELGKQEAKKEMN; from the coding sequence ATGAATGATGATAAAACCATGCAGTTTATGCAAATTGCAATGAAGCATTTTCCTGAAGCGAAAACGAAAATGGATGAAGCAGGAATAGAGTTTTCAATGGATATGCTTCAACCTTTTATGACGCTTTTCAATCAAATAATGTCAGAAGCGTATGAACTCGGAAAGCAAGAGGCAAAAAAAGAAATGAATTAA
- a CDS encoding beta-ketoacyl-ACP synthase III has protein sequence MNAGIIGIGKYVPEKVVTNHDLEKIMDTTDEWIRTRTGIEERRIAPDHMDTSDLAYEAAKVAIENASIHPEEIDLILVATVTPDQPFPSVGCMLQEKLGAKNAAAMDISAACAGFMYGMITAKQFIENNAYKHILIVGVEKLSKIMNWEDRNTAVLFGDGAGAAVMGPVSKDRGILSFELGSDGSGGKHLYQEKDIIQMNGREVFKFAVRQMGESSIAVLDKAGLTKEDVDFLIPHQANIRIMESARQRLELPEEKMSKTVHKYGNTSAASIPISIVDEVEAGKINDDDVIVMVGFGGGLTWGAIVMKWGK, from the coding sequence ATGAACGCAGGTATAATAGGTATTGGGAAATATGTCCCTGAAAAAGTTGTCACTAACCACGATCTTGAGAAAATAATGGATACGACAGATGAGTGGATTAGAACAAGGACGGGAATTGAAGAACGAAGAATAGCGCCTGATCATATGGATACGTCAGACTTGGCTTATGAAGCTGCAAAAGTAGCAATTGAAAACGCATCGATTCATCCAGAGGAGATTGATCTCATTCTTGTTGCTACGGTAACACCAGATCAACCTTTTCCTTCAGTTGGGTGCATGCTACAAGAGAAGTTAGGTGCGAAAAATGCAGCAGCGATGGACATAAGCGCAGCCTGTGCAGGTTTTATGTACGGAATGATTACAGCGAAACAATTTATTGAAAATAATGCTTATAAACATATCCTAATAGTAGGAGTAGAAAAACTTTCAAAAATTATGAATTGGGAAGACCGAAATACAGCAGTCTTATTTGGAGATGGTGCTGGGGCAGCAGTGATGGGACCTGTTTCAAAAGATAGGGGAATTCTTTCATTTGAATTAGGGTCAGACGGTTCAGGTGGAAAGCATCTTTATCAGGAGAAGGACATCATTCAAATGAATGGACGCGAAGTTTTCAAATTTGCTGTTCGCCAAATGGGAGAATCAAGTATAGCGGTGTTAGATAAAGCTGGATTAACAAAGGAAGATGTAGACTTTTTAATTCCTCATCAAGCAAATATACGAATTATGGAATCAGCACGACAACGGTTAGAGTTACCTGAAGAAAAAATGTCTAAAACCGTTCATAAATATGGAAACACATCTGCTGCTTCGATTCCAATCTCAATTGTGGATGAAGTAGAAGCTGGAAAAATTAATGATGATGATGTTATTGTTATGGTTGGATTTGGTGGTGGCCTTACATGGGGAGCTATCGTGATGAAATGGGGAAAATAA
- the fabF gene encoding beta-ketoacyl-ACP synthase II: MKKRRVVVTGVGAVTPLGNDAETTWENIKEGKSGLDVMTRLNPDDFPAKVVGEVKEFNPEKWLERKEARKMDRFTQYAVAASLMAVKNAQLTINDENAHRVGVWIGSGIGGMETFEKQYEVFQKRGYRRVSPFFVPMMIPDMAAGQVSITLGAKGMNSCTVTACATGTNSIGDAFKVIERGDADVMVAGGTEAPITSMSMAGFSSNTALSTNPDPKTASRPFDANRDGFVMGEGAGVLVLEDLEHALNRGANILAEIVGYGSTADAYHITSPSPEGEGGARAMKLAIEDGNLSPTDIDYINAHGTSTDYNDKFETMAIKSVFGEHANKLAISSTKSMTGHLLGAAGGVEAIFTVLALKEGILPPTINYETPDPECDLDYVTNKARKQEINAAMSNSLGFGGHNATIVFTKYDNE; the protein is encoded by the coding sequence ATGAAAAAAAGACGAGTGGTCGTAACGGGTGTCGGTGCCGTGACACCTTTAGGGAATGATGCGGAAACTACATGGGAAAATATTAAGGAAGGAAAATCAGGACTTGATGTTATGACAAGATTAAATCCTGATGATTTTCCAGCAAAGGTAGTCGGTGAGGTAAAAGAATTTAATCCAGAAAAATGGCTAGAGCGAAAAGAAGCAAGAAAGATGGATCGTTTTACGCAATACGCTGTAGCAGCTTCCTTAATGGCTGTAAAGAATGCACAATTGACTATTAATGATGAAAATGCTCATCGAGTAGGTGTGTGGATAGGCTCCGGTATTGGCGGTATGGAAACCTTCGAAAAACAATATGAAGTTTTCCAGAAACGAGGATATCGACGTGTAAGTCCGTTCTTTGTCCCAATGATGATTCCGGATATGGCAGCTGGACAGGTGTCTATTACTCTTGGAGCAAAAGGAATGAACTCCTGTACAGTAACCGCTTGTGCAACAGGAACCAATTCCATTGGGGACGCATTTAAAGTTATAGAGCGTGGAGATGCTGACGTAATGGTTGCAGGTGGAACGGAAGCGCCAATCACGTCAATGTCTATGGCTGGTTTTAGCTCAAACACGGCTTTATCGACTAACCCAGACCCAAAAACAGCTAGTCGACCATTTGATGCGAATCGAGATGGCTTCGTGATGGGTGAAGGAGCGGGTGTGCTCGTTCTAGAAGATTTAGAACATGCCCTTAATCGAGGAGCAAATATTTTGGCTGAGATTGTAGGGTATGGCTCAACGGCTGATGCCTATCATATCACTTCACCATCTCCAGAAGGAGAAGGCGGAGCGAGAGCTATGAAGCTTGCGATAGAAGATGGTAACCTTTCACCAACTGATATTGATTATATTAATGCTCATGGTACAAGCACAGACTATAATGATAAATTTGAAACGATGGCAATAAAATCTGTTTTTGGAGAGCATGCCAATAAGTTAGCGATTAGCTCTACTAAATCGATGACTGGTCATTTATTAGGGGCAGCTGGTGGAGTGGAAGCAATATTCACCGTTCTAGCATTAAAGGAAGGAATCTTGCCACCAACTATAAATTATGAAACGCCAGATCCAGAATGTGACCTTGACTATGTTACAAATAAGGCGCGAAAACAGGAAATAAACGCGGCCATGAGTAATTCATTAGGTTTTGGTGGACACAATGCAACAATCGTATTTACTAAATATGATAATGAATAA
- a CDS encoding DUF2268 domain-containing protein has product MSVIPTNKLLKKHGESPEKLLASCGVNKDEARSLYTYLKGFGMYSRTTGILDTVDELIEKEYWTHLEKIEKKYKKKWRGPNVPIMIFPLDQRREGKMSGVSFKDKIFLFLTPSVSRKKLEALFIHEYHHCVRMNKLLKVNKEFTLLDSIVFEGLAESAVKEYCGEEYIADWCKKYKQPHLQRMWNTSIKPNLDAKKGERVHESLLFGKGFAPRMMGYAVGYYLIQQWLADHPASTVKMLSLPSETFILKEEEKS; this is encoded by the coding sequence TTGTCGGTTATTCCTACAAACAAACTGTTAAAAAAACATGGAGAATCCCCTGAGAAATTACTAGCCTCATGTGGAGTTAATAAAGATGAAGCGAGAAGTTTATATACGTACTTAAAGGGATTTGGAATGTATAGTCGAACGACAGGAATTTTAGATACTGTTGATGAATTAATTGAAAAAGAATATTGGACACACCTCGAAAAGATTGAAAAGAAATATAAGAAGAAATGGAGAGGTCCAAATGTGCCCATAATGATCTTTCCTTTGGATCAAAGAAGAGAGGGGAAGATGTCTGGAGTATCATTTAAGGATAAAATATTTTTATTTTTAACTCCGTCCGTGTCGAGAAAAAAGCTGGAAGCTTTATTTATTCATGAATATCATCATTGTGTCAGAATGAATAAGCTCTTGAAAGTGAACAAAGAATTCACATTGCTGGATTCGATTGTATTTGAGGGTTTAGCAGAATCAGCAGTTAAGGAGTATTGTGGTGAAGAATACATTGCTGATTGGTGCAAAAAATATAAACAGCCACATTTACAAAGAATGTGGAACACGTCAATTAAACCTAACCTTGATGCCAAAAAAGGAGAGAGAGTCCATGAGAGCTTATTATTTGGAAAAGGGTTTGCGCCAAGAATGATGGGATATGCGGTGGGCTATTACCTTATACAACAATGGTTGGCAGACCATCCAGCTTCCACGGTTAAAATGCTTTCCTTACCTTCAGAAACGTTTATACTAAAAGAAGAAGAAAAGAGTTAA
- a CDS encoding YjbA family protein → MLYLHDVWVNWFEGEENGYNVCHFHEWRKEDVIELLDQVPLIKVSEPLFHYIENNLSEIPAELLKEIYQKAYLRKNHERVQLDYCFVVTDGIGIIAIDTIGYTVPIRKSRLIPRQEQLVYEMIECHEPKDFCFQLENKDYHILSPEPKVMSGLTRKERQLKQLLFMALDQLNSSNNTAEVRYWYTEWAPENYRIIQGMTFDEVWKSLYEETKWGWSRKHASLCERIIKGQPFFEKLWDMEHGSKVN, encoded by the coding sequence ATGTTATATCTTCACGACGTATGGGTGAATTGGTTCGAAGGCGAAGAAAATGGATACAATGTATGTCATTTTCATGAATGGAGAAAAGAGGACGTTATCGAGCTGTTAGATCAAGTCCCACTTATTAAAGTATCGGAACCTTTATTTCATTACATCGAAAACAATCTATCAGAGATTCCAGCAGAATTGTTAAAAGAAATTTATCAAAAAGCTTATTTACGAAAAAATCATGAAAGAGTTCAACTAGATTATTGCTTCGTCGTGACAGATGGAATTGGGATTATTGCGATCGATACGATTGGTTATACTGTACCAATTCGAAAAAGTCGTTTAATTCCTAGGCAAGAGCAATTGGTCTATGAAATGATTGAATGTCATGAACCGAAAGACTTTTGTTTTCAATTGGAGAATAAGGATTACCACATCCTATCACCTGAACCAAAGGTGATGAGTGGCTTAACAAGGAAGGAAAGACAGCTGAAACAATTGTTATTTATGGCACTAGACCAATTAAACTCATCAAATAATACAGCAGAAGTACGTTATTGGTACACAGAGTGGGCACCTGAAAACTATAGAATCATTCAAGGAATGACATTTGATGAGGTGTGGAAGAGTTTGTATGAAGAAACAAAATGGGGATGGAGTAGGAAACATGCGAGCCTATGTGAACGAATTATTAAAGGTCAACCATTTTTTGAAAAGCTATGGGACATGGAGCATGGGTCTAAAGTGAATTAA
- the trpS gene encoding tryptophan--tRNA ligase, producing MKTIFSGIQPSGTITLGNYIGAMMQFIELQHDYHCYFSVVDQHAITVSQDRLELRKSIKSLAAMHIAIGIDPTKSTIFIQSEVPAHAQAGWMLQCVTYIGELERMTQFKDKSQGKDAVTAGLLTYPPLMAGDILLYNTDLVPVGDDQKQHIELTRDIAERFNKKYNDILTIPEIRISEVGARIMSLQEPTKKMSKSDPNKKATITLLDDPKQIEKKIKSAVTDSEGIVKYDKENKPGVANLLSIYSILGNISIKELEEKYEGVGYGQFKTDLAAVVVNAIKPIQERYYELIDSDELDQILDDGADRANKVASKMIKKMENAMGLGRKRKR from the coding sequence ATGAAAACGATTTTTTCAGGTATCCAACCGAGTGGAACCATTACCCTTGGAAATTATATTGGAGCAATGATGCAGTTTATTGAGCTACAACATGACTATCACTGTTATTTCAGTGTGGTCGATCAACATGCGATAACGGTATCACAAGACCGTCTTGAATTAAGAAAAAGTATCAAATCACTTGCTGCCATGCACATTGCTATTGGGATTGACCCTACGAAATCAACAATTTTTATCCAATCTGAAGTTCCTGCTCATGCACAAGCAGGCTGGATGCTACAATGCGTAACCTATATCGGTGAACTAGAAAGAATGACCCAATTTAAAGACAAGTCTCAAGGTAAAGATGCCGTTACAGCTGGTTTATTAACCTACCCACCACTCATGGCAGGGGATATCTTATTATACAACACTGACCTAGTACCAGTTGGAGATGATCAGAAGCAACATATTGAGTTAACTCGTGATATAGCAGAGCGATTTAATAAAAAGTATAACGACATTTTGACTATTCCAGAAATTCGAATTTCAGAAGTTGGCGCACGAATCATGTCTCTGCAAGAACCGACGAAGAAGATGAGTAAATCTGATCCAAATAAAAAGGCAACCATTACTTTACTTGATGATCCTAAGCAGATTGAAAAGAAAATCAAATCAGCAGTAACAGATTCAGAAGGAATTGTGAAATACGATAAAGAGAACAAACCTGGTGTTGCCAATTTACTTTCGATTTACTCTATTTTAGGGAATATCTCAATTAAGGAATTAGAAGAAAAGTATGAAGGGGTAGGATACGGCCAGTTTAAAACCGATTTAGCCGCTGTTGTTGTCAATGCTATTAAACCTATTCAGGAACGATATTATGAACTAATAGACTCAGATGAACTTGATCAAATTTTAGATGACGGAGCAGATAGAGCCAACAAGGTCGCTAGTAAAATGATTAAGAAAATGGAAAATGCAATGGGACTAGGCAGAAAAAGAAAACGATAA
- a CDS encoding DUF3899 domain-containing protein, translated as MKNILPRILWLIIGIFIISFLYSFFSNLPFLIAFVNSFFVMGLLLLMIGSFTFVVEKGFFNGIIYSIKRFRKSTQAGKFFSKYDNLDSTKPIHEEYLVKRTVSITQPFLIVGGLLTFISIVAAYYLA; from the coding sequence GTGAAAAATATTTTACCTCGAATTTTATGGTTAATTATTGGAATTTTTATCATTTCTTTCCTTTATTCTTTTTTTTCCAACCTTCCTTTCCTTATTGCTTTTGTTAATTCTTTCTTTGTCATGGGGCTTTTATTATTAATGATTGGATCATTTACGTTTGTTGTAGAAAAAGGCTTTTTTAATGGCATCATATACAGTATTAAACGGTTTCGAAAAAGCACCCAAGCAGGAAAGTTTTTTTCAAAATATGATAACCTAGATAGCACAAAGCCGATTCATGAAGAGTATCTCGTCAAAAGAACCGTGTCCATTACCCAACCTTTCTTAATTGTCGGAGGACTATTGACCTTCATTTCAATCGTTGCAGCTTATTATCTAGCTTGA
- a CDS encoding peptide ABC transporter substrate-binding protein: protein MKKKLSFLLVLLLALSTFLAACGGDTDEDTQKDTGNDTDKERPQVLNLRSGEEIPKMSPTKASDSVSFEVMNSVYEGLYRLGEGDEPVLGMAESEPEISEDGKTYTFTIRDAKWSDGSPVTAHDFEYAWKKVLDPETEGVQYAYIMYDIKGAYEAHEKGGSLDDVGVKATDEKTLVVELNSVAPYFKGLLSFATFYPQKQEYVEAQGEEYALEADKSLYNGPFVLSEWKHEQSYQLKKNPDYWDADTVKLEEINYNIVKDTSTVVSLYETNRVDIAGLNSEYVDKWKDDPNFYTRETSTLFYLRFNHTNDILKNVNARKAISMAIDKESVVDVLLNNGSVPADYFVPANFVTGPDGKDFREVNGDMNVMNLEEAKKLWKTAKEEEGIDSFELELLNYDGENARKFGEYIKEQLEGNLEGLTVSISQQPFKQKLKREEELDYDFAYSGWGPDYPDPMTYMDMFITDGPNNQTGWSNAEFDSLIEQSKGELTNDLPARWQAMADAEKLLFDEAVISPMYQRGSSYLEREFVKGVIRHSFGADVSFKWAYIE, encoded by the coding sequence ATGAAGAAAAAACTATCATTCCTATTAGTTCTTCTTCTTGCTCTTTCCACATTTTTAGCAGCTTGTGGTGGAGATACTGATGAAGACACACAGAAAGACACAGGCAACGACACAGATAAAGAGAGACCACAGGTACTTAATTTAAGATCGGGTGAAGAAATTCCTAAAATGAGCCCAACTAAAGCAAGTGACTCCGTTTCATTTGAAGTAATGAACAGTGTATATGAAGGTTTATACCGTTTAGGTGAAGGTGATGAGCCAGTTCTAGGTATGGCAGAATCAGAGCCAGAAATCAGTGAAGACGGTAAGACATATACGTTCACTATTCGTGATGCGAAATGGTCTGATGGTTCACCAGTAACAGCGCATGATTTTGAGTACGCTTGGAAAAAAGTGTTAGACCCAGAAACTGAAGGTGTACAATATGCGTACATTATGTATGATATTAAAGGCGCATACGAGGCTCATGAAAAAGGTGGAAGCCTTGATGACGTTGGGGTAAAAGCAACTGACGAAAAAACATTAGTAGTAGAGCTTAATAGTGTAGCTCCATACTTCAAAGGTTTACTTTCTTTTGCAACATTCTACCCGCAAAAACAAGAATATGTTGAAGCACAAGGTGAAGAATATGCTTTAGAAGCAGATAAATCACTTTACAATGGTCCTTTCGTTTTATCAGAATGGAAACATGAGCAAAGCTACCAATTAAAGAAAAACCCAGATTATTGGGATGCAGATACTGTTAAACTAGAAGAAATTAACTACAATATCGTTAAAGATACTTCTACTGTAGTAAGTTTATATGAAACTAATCGAGTTGATATTGCTGGATTAAACTCAGAGTACGTAGACAAATGGAAAGATGATCCAAACTTCTACACTCGTGAAACATCAACTTTATTCTACCTACGCTTTAACCATACAAACGATATTCTTAAAAACGTAAATGCTCGTAAAGCAATTTCAATGGCTATAGATAAAGAATCTGTAGTTGACGTATTACTAAATAACGGATCTGTCCCTGCAGATTACTTTGTACCAGCTAACTTCGTAACTGGTCCAGATGGCAAAGACTTCCGTGAAGTTAATGGTGATATGAACGTAATGAATCTTGAAGAAGCTAAGAAGCTTTGGAAAACAGCGAAGGAAGAAGAAGGAATTGATTCTTTCGAGCTTGAATTATTGAACTATGATGGTGAGAATGCTAGAAAATTTGGTGAGTATATTAAAGAACAGTTAGAGGGTAACCTTGAAGGTTTAACTGTATCAATTTCTCAACAGCCGTTTAAACAAAAACTTAAGCGTGAAGAAGAGTTAGATTATGACTTCGCATATTCTGGTTGGGGACCAGACTATCCAGATCCAATGACATATATGGATATGTTTATTACAGATGGTCCAAACAACCAAACTGGTTGGTCAAATGCTGAATTTGATAGCCTAATTGAGCAATCAAAAGGTGAATTAACAAATGATTTACCAGCACGTTGGCAAGCAATGGCTGACGCAGAGAAACTATTATTTGATGAAGCGGTTATTTCTCCTATGTACCAACGAGGATCCTCTTACTTAGAGCGTGAATTTGTTAAAGGTGTTATTCGTCACTCCTTTGGAGCAGATGTTTCCTTTAAATGGGCATATATCGAGTAA
- the opp3b gene encoding oligopeptide ABC transporter permease yields the protein MVKYTIQRIAYMIITLLIIATATFFLMKLLPGSPLTNVEKLSPEQQELILDRYGLNDPIPVQYVRYMTNLAQGDLGVSFIYDGRSVTKIISERIGPSAQLGFQALVIGTIIGLAMGIIAALKHNTIFDYGSTFIAVIGISVPGFVFAALLQYYVGVELQWLPVALWEGWEYSILPTISLTVIVIANIARFMRSEMLEVLGSDYILLARAKGISSAAIVIKHGIRNALIPVITILGPMTVGLMTGTLVIEQIFAVPGLGPQFVQSINTNDYPIIMGITIFFSFLFIAVIFIVDILYGIVDPRIRLAGGKK from the coding sequence ATGGTCAAATATACTATTCAACGAATTGCCTACATGATCATCACTTTGCTCATAATAGCTACTGCAACATTCTTTCTAATGAAGCTCCTTCCTGGATCACCACTAACAAACGTAGAGAAACTCTCTCCAGAGCAACAGGAACTCATTCTGGATAGATATGGTTTGAATGATCCGATTCCAGTCCAATATGTGAGATATATGACAAACTTAGCCCAAGGAGACTTAGGGGTTTCATTTATTTATGATGGTCGTTCTGTAACGAAAATTATTTCTGAACGAATTGGACCTTCTGCACAACTGGGCTTTCAAGCGTTAGTCATTGGAACAATTATAGGACTAGCCATGGGGATTATCGCAGCACTTAAGCACAATACAATTTTCGACTACGGTTCAACCTTTATAGCCGTTATTGGTATTTCGGTTCCAGGTTTCGTATTCGCTGCCTTACTTCAGTATTATGTTGGGGTTGAGCTTCAATGGCTGCCAGTTGCCTTATGGGAAGGCTGGGAATATAGTATCCTTCCGACAATCTCTTTGACGGTTATCGTTATAGCTAATATTGCTCGTTTTATGCGCTCAGAAATGCTTGAAGTATTGGGTTCTGATTACATTCTGTTAGCGAGAGCGAAAGGGATAAGCTCGGCTGCCATAGTTATTAAACATGGAATTCGAAACGCATTAATCCCAGTTATTACGATTCTTGGTCCGATGACCGTTGGATTAATGACAGGTACTCTCGTTATTGAGCAAATCTTTGCTGTTCCTGGATTAGGGCCTCAATTTGTTCAATCCATAAACACGAATGATTATCCAATTATTATGGGAATAACTATATTCTTTAGTTTCCTATTTATTGCCGTTATTTTCATAGTGGATATTCTGTATGGAATAGTTGATCCGCGTATTCGCTTAGCAGGGGGGAAAAAATAA
- the opp3C gene encoding oligopeptide ABC transporter permease, giving the protein MKNNKDQQDLKQNLSPTLFEQTKVSDAETEVIARPSLNFWQDAWIRLRKNKGAIIGMILVMITLLFALVGPYMNEYSYKDQNLRHAKLPPKIPVLENIGFLPFDGKDREGDDMYELKGVDEYYWFGTDDLGRDIWTRTWEGTRISIYIGVLAAIIDLFIGIAYGGASGYYGGRVDNIMQRFIEILIGIPNLIVVILFIIIFEPGLFTITMAMVITGWTGMARIVRGQILQLKNQEFVLASRTLGASNNRLIWKHLLPNVLGPIIITTMFTVPAAIFTEAFLSFIGLGIQPPLASLGSLVNDGFRSLQTYPHMMAFPAIVISVIILGFNLMADGLRDALDPKMRK; this is encoded by the coding sequence ATGAAGAACAATAAAGACCAACAAGACCTTAAGCAAAACTTATCGCCCACCCTGTTTGAACAAACGAAGGTTAGTGACGCTGAGACTGAGGTGATAGCAAGACCAAGCTTGAATTTTTGGCAAGACGCTTGGATTCGTCTTCGCAAAAACAAGGGCGCCATCATTGGAATGATCTTAGTTATGATCACGCTTTTATTTGCTTTAGTTGGACCTTACATGAACGAATATTCTTATAAAGACCAGAATCTTCGTCATGCCAAATTGCCTCCTAAAATACCAGTATTAGAAAACATAGGATTCCTTCCTTTTGACGGTAAAGACCGTGAAGGAGACGATATGTATGAGCTAAAAGGTGTCGATGAGTATTATTGGTTTGGAACAGACGATTTAGGGCGCGATATTTGGACAAGAACTTGGGAAGGAACACGTATTTCCATATACATTGGTGTATTAGCTGCCATAATCGATTTATTTATCGGTATTGCCTATGGTGGTGCGTCGGGTTATTACGGTGGCCGAGTCGACAATATCATGCAAAGATTTATTGAAATCCTAATTGGTATTCCGAATTTAATTGTTGTAATCTTGTTCATCATCATTTTTGAGCCAGGACTTTTCACGATAACAATGGCGATGGTTATTACTGGTTGGACAGGAATGGCCAGGATTGTACGTGGACAAATCTTACAATTGAAAAACCAAGAATTTGTATTGGCTTCTAGAACGCTGGGGGCATCGAATAATCGCTTAATTTGGAAGCATTTACTTCCTAACGTTTTGGGCCCGATTATCATTACGACGATGTTTACTGTACCAGCAGCAATCTTTACCGAAGCATTTTTAAGTTTCATCGGTTTAGGAATTCAACCACCTTTAGCTTCATTAGGATCATTAGTAAATGATGGGTTCCGTTCTTTACAAACGTATCCACATATGATGGCATTCCCAGCAATTGTTATTTCAGTTATTATTTTAGGTTTCAACCTAATGGCTGATGGACTTCGAGATGCACTTGATCCGAAGATGCGTAAGTAA